The window caataacgcaagcgatttaacgggaaaaattgtgtgtgatgtacctgtgaaggAAACGTTTTTCTtagagcgactgtgtgggatgtacatacgaacgaaaataTTTAACGGGGACtgattgtgtgggatgtacttgcgagcGGAAACAATTTTGTCGTATAaatgtattttttagctctactgtatgtatttccgtatttgagcgctcgccggtcgcacacgacctcattttgctgaACGTGTGTATCAGGAGGGCATTTCTCcgacagtttctgggtcgtgtgggaaggacccccctatcgcccacattcacttggcgacggtttcaaatgccgtcgcggaaaggggttaaaaaccgtttgtttaggagctcGTTGTATTAGTGTTGATAGATCTTTTGAGGAGCTCAGTTTTAGTAGAAGGACCAGAGATGCTCGTACTGTTACTCTGTTAGTCTCGACCGGAAGCACCAGGGAAAGGGTGGAAGAATGTTGCTACCAATTCACTCAGCTCCTTAACCTATTCTGCAGTATTTTATCATTGGCCCAATCATGTCTTCCCGACGGGTAACATTGAGACACAGAATATGTCCGTCCTATTTATCAACTCATTTGCTACGTTGCAGACTGACATGTATGAACTTATCAACGATTTGCTGTGGAGAACATGCAGCTATTTTGTATTCATAACTGAACTGGCAGATGCAGCAACAGGGAGATCACTATATAAAGTCGACCCTGCAGCTCTCTAACCACGCAATCAATCAAGAGGCAAACAAACCAGCGTAGTAGCAACGGAGAATAAGAGGGTTACAGTTCAAGAGTTTTCAGTAGCTAAGATGGTTACCGCAAGCGCTCTGGCCACCATGGCAATCTTCCTGCTGGTGGCCCTCTCCACCTCCCATATCGCGTCCTCACTCCGCTCGGGTGTCGGTGTCTGCCGTGCAAATGGCTATCTTCCAGGAAAGTCGGGCAACTGTGAGAAGAGCAAAAACCCGGACTGTTGTGAGGATGGCAAGAGATACCCGCAGTACCACTGCTCACCCCCGGTCACCGTGGCCACCAAGGCCATCCTGATGCTGAACAGCTTCGAGAAGGGCAAAGATGGTGGCGGCCCATCGGAGTGTGACAATGCCTACCAGAGCGATGAGGAGCTATCCACCGGCTGGTTCAAGAGCATGGCCCGTCGCGGGCACCGTATCAAGATCACCGCCAATGGCAACTCCGTGTactccaaggtggtggacgaatGCGGCTCCGTGTATGGCTGTAACGACTATCACAATTACGAACCACCATGTGCCAACAACATAGTCAACGCCTCTCTAGGAGTGTGGAACGTGTTGGGGCTCGACCAGAACGTCAGCATGGAGGGCATCACCTGGTCTAACGAGTGAGCACTTCGTTCTCAAAACAAACATGGGCGCAGGTTGCTGGCTGAGCTCGTACCACTTTGCCGGTCGAGTGTCATGTAATATAAATTTGGGAAAATTGAATTTATACCCTTAGTTGGGTCACCCTCGACTGATTTGCCCCTAATTTCGCAAAACACGCGGTCTTGCCCAGCTCACATCGCTTTGCTTGCGTTTTTGCCCTTCCGGCACATCTCCGTCCAGTCAGCGCCGTTTGACCGCAAATGACGCATTACTGTGGACATTTTTGCCCCTGTCGGTTCTATACTTAATACCCCTTCGTCCTCAATGTGCTAGCGCAAGGAAACAGAGCAGAATGAGAAACCCGGCGAGGAAAAAAGAGTGGGAGGCAAGGCGTGGTGCGGTAGAGCAAGGAGCGGCAGCGCATGGCGAGCTCGGGCTCTTCCATCTCCTCGCCGGTGGTCGGAGAGGTAAGTAAAACTCCGGCAACGCTTCTTCCTCCCCCCTAATGCATTCTAGGGTTTGTAATAATTGGGGAAATTTCTGATTTAGGTTGATGGGGTCGGGATTGTGGAGCATGTCTCTGAGTTCTATCTTCCAGATGAAATTTATTGCGGATTGGAGCATTTATCAAAGCATCGCTGCTCTGGACATGGCCTTGTTCCTGCCCGGCGTGTTGCGTGGGGAGGAGCTAACACTGGCCGCCGTTTTTTAGGGTGTCCTCTAGATGTAAGATCTTGTGAATTATACCATATTTTAGATGGTGTTTATGCAATCTCTAATGTTTTGTTAATGTGATGTTCAAGCAGTTACCACATGAGTGTCACTGGGTGGTTTGGGTTGATCCTCCTCCTCCATTGTGTGCTGCCCTTAATTTTGAAGACCTGCACGCAGAGCTAGAGCAAAGCTGGATCAGAAGCCACAAAATGCAGAAGCAAAATATGGAGTTGTCAAAGAAAAATCTTGCTTTGAAGAAgacagtgagagagagagagagagagagagagatgagatGCTGCTAGTTCTGGCATTGTTGTTTGTAGGAATGTGTGTTGTTGTGTTTTTTGTGTTGTAGTTTGTAGCAGTTGTTGAAGAaagtgtgtgtgagagagatgtATTGAATGTTGTTTATGATGCACTATTGTATGCTAAATTTGAATATCATTATTCACTGCTGATGCTTGTGACATTGTACCAAATACATATTTATTCCATATCATAGTGCCAAATTCAGCAAACTCACATTGAACAAAATATATCAACCTGATAGAGCACACAATGTAGCAAATAGAGAAACACACACTAGCAAAAAGAGCAACCAATTTTACCAAATAGAGCACATATTGTACCAAATAGAGCAACCTGATAGAGAAAAGTGCATGGATGCATGGTTTACCAGTGATCTGCCATTGTCTCAACTGCAAGACCAATGTTCTAAGTCAACAGGATACCTCCATTCTCTTTTCTCACTATCAGTAGCAGTCACCTCTTCCTCTGTTGGGTTGCTCCTCACTATACTCATTTGCAAACCTTTTGTTTTCTCCATTAACACCTTCATTACTGCTGGTATGATGTAGTGCCCAATGAAATGGTTAGAGGCAATTATGTTTCTTAAGTCAAATTTCTCCATGATATACTGCCTTATCCTGTCTAGCAGATCAACTATGTGCAGGCTCTTGTATTTTTTGATTCTGGAGTTGAATGACTCAGCTAGGTTGTTATTGACATAGTCAACTTTGCTCATCTCATTGAAATCAGCTCTCGCCcatatttttgtgtggtgttcCTCTAGATATTCCTTTACTTTGGGCTTGATTTTCAACCGGTTCAAGTGATAGTTGTGTTTCTTGATGCTACAAGTTAGTGAGCATGGCCACAAATTATCATCATAAAACTTCCCCTTGAATTTCTTGTTGAAATTTTGGGCCAAGTGCCTCATGCACTCCATGTGCTCCACTCCAGGCTAAACATCCTCAACAGCACTTTCCAATCCCTTGCAAGCATCAATATGTATCACTAAACCTTCTGGATGACCTATTACTTTCTTTAGGTTTCTAAAAAACCAAGTCCAACTCTCAATTGACTCCACTTCCAGAACACCATATGCAACAGGAAACAACCAGTTGTGTCCATCTAGAGCACATGCTGCCACAAGTTGCCCTCTAAACCTACCAGTCAGTGCAGTAGCATCTATAGCTAGGTATGGCCTACACCCCTCCAGAAAACCCTTTTGACATGCTTTGAAGCACACAAACACCCTTCTAAAGCACTCCTTGTAGACCTTCTTGTTATTTATCTTGTACTCAACTATGTGCTTGTCAATGTCCACAATACTGCCTGGTGATGTCCTCTCTACTTCAGCTTTGAAAGTATATAGCAGCTGAAAGCTATCACTATACTTTCCATACAGTTTGTCAAGTGCAATCTCTTTTACCATGGTAGCATCTGTCATATGGCACCTCCACACCATATTTCTCTAACAACCTGCTCTGAATTTCCTTACGACCAATTCCTGGATTTGCTCTGATCCATGCCATAGAAGCATCTGCTATCCATCTTCTTTTTGCAGCTCTCAAGCTCTGAGATCTATTCACACTAGGACATGTATGCTGATATGGGTTGACTTTAATCTGAAACAAACCAAAAAAAACAATGAGATTAGTATAGAAAATGCAATACCTGAaaataaactaaaacaaaaataTAATACCTAAAACAGTGTGCTCTTCCTCATTAAAGAGGCATGCAGTCTCCACTTGCATCTCTCATAAGCACATTTGACAGTAAACCTTGTTGGATCACTTTTCAGAGTAAGGAACTCAGTTTCAGACTTGATTGAGAAGCTTGAAACTGCATTTCTGCAGTCAACTGCACTAGGGAAGACCACACCTTCATCAATACATGGATTTTCCCTGTCATACATCTTTACAGGTTTGTCCTCTTCTGCATCTTCAAAAACTCCCATCTCAACATCCTCTTGCTTCTCATCATCATCTGCATCTGAAAATTCTGCAGGAATGTACTCTTTATCTGTTGCGTCTCCATCATTATTGTGCTGGACATATCCAGGATATAGAACCTCATCCTCCACACCAGGTGCATCAGCCAATGCCTCCTCCACAACAGGATCAAGTGCCTTCTTTTGGTGTTCTTGGCTTTCattgacacttgcagttgcataaGCACTTGGTGTTCTAGGAGCACTTGGTGTTCTACTACTAGCCCTAGTTCTGGATGCAGATGGCCTGGAACTAGATGTGTTCACACATCTCTGACCTCTAGTTCTTTGTATAACTGTGATTTCCAAATTGCATGACATAGTTGCTGCATTACTTGCAAACATTAGACCTAACTCTGCATCAGACTACACAGGGACCCAACAAAGTTTGGAACTATCCCAATATCTGATCTCCACAGAATCAAACAAGCCCCATGGATACTTGGCACAAATTGCAGCCCTAAAATTAGTATATGAACTAGTGATGTCCACAACTAAAGGAAATGTGAATCCACAATCTTTTCCTTTTGTACCAGCAGAAACTAGAACAGTGGTCTCCATTCTAACTGAAAGAAAGAACGCTGTAGCTGGATCCATCCTATCATATAACACACAATATCCAGTGAGAAAACGCACAAACTCTAGCCTAAACCCTAAATCCAAGCAAATGTCCTATGAAAAAACTGAGCAAATCAGGTCCGATACTAACCCTGGGGGAATTTGCCGTGCAGATCCGCCCCCGCTTGTCGCCGTTGGTGCAGATCCACCACAGGAGCTTCCCTCGTCGCCGTTGGTGCCGCCGCAGCCGCCACCGCCGACGCTTTCTCCACTCTCCCCCATCACCTTGCAATGGATCTGGCCGCCGGTCGGCGCCACAATTTAGGGATCGTGAGAGGGAAAGAAAGAGAGAGCAAGAGTGGGGAATGAGAGAGTGTAAGTGAGCACGGGGGCAAGCAGTTCTCCCCCATCACCTTGCAATGGATCTGGCCGCCGGTCGGCGCCACAATTTAGGGATCGTGAGAGGGAAAGAAAGAGAGAGCAAGAGTGGGGAATGAGAGAGTGTAAGTGAGCACGGGGGCAAGCAGTGTCCAAAGTAACACGTCTTTTGCGGTCAAACAGTGCTGACTGGACGAAGACGTGCCGAAAGGGCAAAAGCGCAAGCAAAGTGACTTGACCTGGGCAAGACCGCATGTTTTGATAAATTAGGGGCAAATCAGTTGAGGGTGACCCAACTAAGGGCACAGAAATAATTATCCCTATAAATTTCATTGTCAGATTATGTCTTATACGATTGCGTGATTTTATAAAATAAA is drawn from Aegilops tauschii subsp. strangulata cultivar AL8/78 chromosome 1, Aet v6.0, whole genome shotgun sequence and contains these coding sequences:
- the LOC109768967 gene encoding putative ripening-related protein 5: MAIFLLVALSTSHIASSLRSGVGVCRANGYLPGKSGNCEKSKNPDCCEDGKRYPQYHCSPPVTVATKAILMLNSFEKGKDGGGPSECDNAYQSDEELSTGWFKSMARRGHRIKITANGNSVYSKVVDECGSVYGCNDYHNYEPPCANNIVNASLGVWNVLGLDQNVSMEGITWSNE